A window from Candidatus Margulisiibacteriota bacterium encodes these proteins:
- the dnaB gene encoding replicative DNA helicase, protein MADEKIPPQNLAAEQSVIGAMLLDKNAVVRVLELLAPASFYRDAHRYIYEAIIELFDRGEPVDLVTVTEGLRKAGKLDAAGGSVYVTDLLNSVPTAANAEYYAKIVEEKALLRRLIESGTAMVGEAFSNPDDVDQVLDRAEKSIFDIALKRSREGFQKIDSVIKKVLDKIDALYGKKESITGTTTGFPDLDQLTAGFQASDLIIIAARPSVGKTAFALNIAQEVAIKHKIPVAIFSLEMSKEQLAQRMLCSEAEVNAQQLKTGSLSDTGWKKLTRALGRLSEAPLFIDDTSSMTATEIRAKARRLKIEKGLGLVIVDYLQLMRGRERSENRVQEISDIARSLKTLARELEVPVVALSQLSRAVEQRPDRIPRLSDLRESGEIEQTADLVMMIHREDYYNPQSERGNIAEIIIAKQRNGPVGTVELVFRKDIAKFSSKETRYEEVA, encoded by the coding sequence ATGGCAGACGAGAAGATACCCCCACAAAATTTAGCCGCCGAGCAGTCCGTGATCGGCGCCATGCTTCTGGACAAGAACGCCGTCGTCCGCGTCCTGGAGCTGCTGGCTCCCGCCAGCTTCTACCGCGACGCCCACCGCTATATCTACGAAGCGATCATCGAGCTGTTCGACCGGGGCGAACCGGTCGACCTGGTCACCGTCACGGAAGGGCTCCGCAAGGCCGGCAAGCTGGACGCCGCCGGCGGCTCGGTCTACGTCACCGACCTGCTCAATTCGGTGCCGACCGCGGCCAACGCCGAGTACTACGCCAAGATCGTCGAAGAAAAAGCGCTGCTGCGCCGGCTGATCGAGTCGGGCACCGCCATGGTCGGCGAGGCCTTCAGTAATCCCGACGACGTCGACCAGGTCCTCGACCGGGCGGAAAAATCGATCTTCGACATCGCCCTGAAGCGCTCCCGGGAAGGGTTCCAGAAGATCGACTCGGTCATCAAGAAGGTGCTCGATAAGATCGACGCGCTCTACGGCAAGAAAGAGTCGATCACCGGCACGACGACCGGTTTCCCCGATCTCGACCAGCTGACCGCCGGTTTCCAGGCGTCCGACCTGATCATTATCGCCGCCCGTCCGTCGGTCGGTAAGACGGCGTTCGCTCTCAACATCGCCCAGGAGGTCGCGATCAAACACAAGATCCCGGTCGCGATCTTTTCCCTGGAAATGAGCAAGGAACAGTTGGCCCAGCGGATGCTCTGTTCCGAAGCCGAGGTCAACGCCCAGCAGCTCAAGACCGGCAGCCTCTCCGACACCGGCTGGAAAAAGCTCACCCGGGCGCTCGGCCGCCTCTCCGAGGCGCCGCTCTTTATCGACGACACCTCTTCGATGACCGCGACCGAGATCCGGGCCAAGGCCCGGCGGCTCAAGATCGAAAAGGGGCTCGGCCTGGTGATCGTCGACTACCTCCAGCTGATGCGCGGGCGCGAGCGGTCGGAGAATAGGGTCCAGGAGATCTCGGACATCGCGCGCTCGCTCAAGACGCTGGCCCGGGAGCTCGAGGTCCCGGTCGTCGCCCTGTCGCAGCTTTCCCGGGCGGTCGAACAGCGGCCGGACCGGATCCCGCGGCTGTCGGACCTGCGCGAATCGGGCGAGATCGAGCAGACCGCCGACCTGGTCATGATGATCCACCGCGAGGATTATTATAATCCGCAATCGGAGCGGGGGAATATCGCCGAGATCATCATCGCCAAGCAGCGCAACGGCCCGGTCGGGACCGTGGAGCTGGTCTTCCGCAAGGATATCGCCAAGTTCAGCAGCAAAGAAACCAGGTATGAAGAGGTCGCTTAG